In a genomic window of Saccharothrix sp. HUAS TT1:
- a CDS encoding Gfo/Idh/MocA family protein yields the protein MAVRTIGVALNGVTGRMGYRQHLVRSILAIRERGGVRVGDDVLVPEPLLVGRNPAKLKEIAERHDLARWTTDLDAALGDPDVEVYFDAQVTSAHVSALTAAIDAGKHVYSEKPVAATPDEVERLARHADAAGVRHGVVADKLYLPGIRKLKRLLDGGFFGRVLSVRGEFGYWVFEGDWQSAQRPSWNYRAEDGGGIVVDMFCHWSYLLEGLLGPVEAVTARAVTHIPERRDEDGEPYAATADDAAYAIFELAGGVVAQVNSSWAVRVRRDELVEFQVDGTLGSAVAGLRNCVVQPRAITPKPVWDPDVPSAVDFRSQWQEVPDNEVFDNGFLVQWEEFLRHVAAGAPFRHDFHSGVRGVRLAALGLESSRTGRRIEVPA from the coding sequence ATGGCGGTGCGCACGATTGGCGTCGCGTTGAACGGGGTGACCGGGCGGATGGGGTACCGGCAGCACCTGGTCCGCTCGATCCTGGCCATCCGCGAGCGCGGTGGCGTCCGCGTCGGCGACGACGTGCTGGTCCCCGAACCGCTGCTGGTCGGCCGCAACCCCGCCAAGCTCAAGGAGATCGCCGAGCGGCACGACCTGGCGCGCTGGACGACCGACCTCGACGCCGCACTGGGCGACCCGGACGTCGAGGTCTACTTCGACGCGCAGGTCACCTCCGCGCACGTCTCCGCCCTGACCGCCGCCATCGACGCGGGCAAGCACGTCTACAGCGAGAAGCCGGTCGCCGCCACACCGGACGAGGTCGAGCGGCTGGCCCGGCACGCGGACGCGGCCGGCGTCCGGCACGGCGTGGTGGCCGACAAGCTCTACCTCCCCGGCATCCGCAAGCTCAAGCGCCTGCTGGACGGCGGTTTCTTCGGTCGCGTCCTCTCGGTGCGCGGCGAGTTCGGCTACTGGGTCTTCGAAGGCGACTGGCAGAGCGCTCAGCGCCCCTCCTGGAACTACCGCGCCGAGGACGGCGGCGGCATCGTCGTGGACATGTTCTGCCACTGGAGCTACCTGCTGGAGGGCCTGCTCGGGCCGGTGGAGGCGGTGACCGCGCGGGCCGTCACGCACATCCCCGAGCGCCGGGACGAGGACGGCGAGCCGTACGCGGCGACGGCGGACGACGCGGCGTACGCGATCTTCGAGCTGGCGGGCGGCGTGGTGGCCCAGGTCAACTCGTCGTGGGCGGTGCGGGTGCGGCGGGACGAGCTGGTCGAGTTCCAGGTGGACGGGACGCTCGGCAGCGCGGTGGCCGGGTTGCGGAACTGCGTTGTGCAGCCCAGGGCGATCACGCCGAAACCGGTGTGGGACCCGGACGTGCCGTCGGCCGTCGACTTCCGGTCGCAGTGGCAGGAGGTGCCGGACAACGAGGTGTTCGACAACGGCTTCCTGGTGCAGTGGGAGGAGTTCCTGCGGCACGTCGCCGCCGGCGCGCCGTTCCGGCACGACTTCCACTCGGGCGTGCGCGGCGTGCGGCTGGCCGCGCTCGGCCTGGAGTCCTCCCGCACGGGTCGGCGGATCGAGGTGCCCGCGTGA
- a CDS encoding sugar phosphate isomerase/epimerase family protein, which yields MKLSLNQATVKRASVPEVVDACARNGIGAVGLWREPVAEHGLERTAALVASAGLEVSSLCRGGFFTGYDQRLDDNRRAIDETAALGARCLVLVPGGVPDRDLPAARGRVASALEVLAPYAEAAGVRLALEPMHPMFCADRGVVSTLAQALELAAPHPDSVVGVVVDALHVWWDPALAVDVARAGSRIHSYQVCDWVTPLPADVLLGRGLPGDGHIDLVGLTALVAAAGYTGHVEVEVFNEEVWARPADEVAAELVRRHATGWEPVVDGGHDRLPVTP from the coding sequence GTGAAGCTGTCGCTGAACCAGGCCACGGTGAAGCGGGCGTCCGTGCCCGAGGTGGTCGACGCGTGCGCGCGCAACGGGATCGGCGCGGTCGGGCTGTGGCGCGAGCCGGTGGCCGAGCACGGGCTGGAGCGGACGGCGGCGCTGGTGGCGTCGGCCGGGCTGGAGGTGTCGTCGCTGTGCCGCGGCGGCTTCTTCACCGGCTACGACCAGCGGCTGGACGACAACCGCCGGGCCATCGACGAGACCGCCGCGCTGGGCGCGCGCTGCCTGGTGCTGGTGCCCGGCGGTGTGCCGGACCGGGACCTGCCGGCCGCCAGGGGACGGGTCGCCTCGGCGTTGGAGGTGCTGGCGCCGTACGCGGAAGCGGCCGGGGTTCGGTTGGCGCTGGAGCCGATGCACCCGATGTTCTGCGCCGACCGGGGCGTGGTGTCGACGCTCGCGCAGGCGTTGGAGCTGGCCGCGCCCCACCCGGACTCGGTGGTCGGGGTGGTGGTCGACGCGCTGCACGTGTGGTGGGACCCGGCGCTGGCGGTCGACGTCGCGCGGGCCGGGTCGCGGATCCACTCCTACCAGGTGTGCGACTGGGTGACGCCGCTGCCGGCGGACGTGCTGCTCGGGCGCGGGCTGCCCGGTGACGGGCACATCGACCTGGTCGGGCTGACGGCGCTGGTCGCCGCCGCCGGGTACACCGGGCACGTCGAGGTCGAGGTGTTCAACGAGGAGGTGTGGGCGCGGCCGGCCGACGAGGTCGCGGCCGAGCTGGTGCGGCGGCACGCGACGGGGTGGGAGCCGGTCGTGGACGGCGGCCACGACCGACTCCCCGTCACCCCTTAG
- a CDS encoding dihydrodipicolinate synthase family protein: MTAVRLPGRDGAFREHRLGPPGEWDPGPFGSRVAFAAAHVVADPFGGNGPGAPAVLDWDATLAYRVRLWEHGFGVAEAMDTAQRGMGLDWGTAAELVRRSAAIAGGRLAAGVGTDHGAADPLTAYREQLAVVVEAGAQPILMCSRKLAATARGPEDYQEVYSALLDEVDRPVVLHWLGTAFDPALEGYWGSSDVPTATGHFLDLVKAHADKVDGVKVSLLDASHEVGLRRALPDGVRCYTGDDFNYPELIAGDPAGHSDALLGIFDAIAPAASTALRALDAGDLARYHEVLEPTVALSRHLFGAPTYYYKTGVVFLAWLNGFQDAFTMVGGLQSARDVAHLGEALRLADLAGLLVDPDLAAARWGRLLDVLT; this comes from the coding sequence GTGACCGCGGTGCGGCTGCCCGGCCGCGACGGCGCGTTCCGCGAGCACCGGCTCGGCCCGCCGGGGGAGTGGGACCCCGGCCCGTTCGGGTCGAGGGTGGCGTTCGCGGCGGCGCACGTGGTCGCGGACCCGTTCGGCGGCAACGGTCCCGGCGCGCCCGCGGTGCTCGACTGGGACGCCACGCTGGCCTACCGGGTGCGGTTGTGGGAGCACGGTTTCGGCGTCGCCGAGGCCATGGACACCGCGCAGCGCGGCATGGGCCTGGACTGGGGCACGGCCGCCGAGCTGGTGCGGCGCAGCGCGGCGATCGCGGGCGGGCGGCTGGCGGCGGGCGTCGGCACCGACCACGGCGCCGCGGACCCGTTGACCGCCTACCGCGAGCAGCTGGCGGTCGTCGTGGAGGCGGGGGCGCAGCCGATCCTGATGTGCAGCCGGAAGCTGGCCGCCACCGCCCGCGGGCCCGAGGACTACCAGGAGGTGTACTCGGCGCTGCTGGACGAGGTCGACCGGCCGGTCGTCCTGCACTGGCTCGGCACGGCGTTCGACCCGGCGCTGGAGGGCTACTGGGGTTCGTCGGACGTGCCGACCGCCACCGGGCACTTCCTGGACCTGGTCAAGGCCCACGCGGACAAGGTGGACGGGGTCAAGGTGTCGCTGCTGGACGCCTCGCACGAGGTCGGGCTGCGGCGGGCGCTCCCGGACGGCGTGCGCTGCTACACCGGCGACGACTTCAACTACCCCGAGCTGATCGCGGGCGACCCCGCCGGGCACAGCGACGCGCTGCTGGGCATCTTCGACGCCATCGCGCCGGCCGCGTCCACCGCGCTGCGGGCGTTGGACGCGGGCGACCTCGCCCGGTACCACGAGGTGCTGGAGCCGACGGTGGCGCTGTCGCGGCACCTGTTCGGCGCGCCGACGTACTACTACAAGACCGGCGTGGTGTTCCTGGCCTGGCTGAACGGGTTCCAGGACGCGTTCACGATGGTCGGCGGGCTGCAGTCGGCCCGGGACGTGGCGCACCTCGGCGAGGCGCTGCGGTTGGCGGACCTGGCCGGGTTGCTGGTCGACCCGGACCTGGCGGCGGCGCGGTGGGGACGGCTGCTGGACGTGCTGACGTGA
- a CDS encoding Dyp-type peroxidase has product MTDLLHPCDERRGVRPPLRGSHEIQGNVLAAFNKDHQLFRFVRFTDDGLARTWLAAMLGHLSTTADVEDFNELFSLGRAVLGDDPPDVRATWVNVALTPEALVDLSINPAATRRDLRAHFPHTAEQAARANGDVADSAPAHWRFGRADQRVHAVVTVASDDPERLRSTERDLDVLDTLLGVTTVHEQRAATLPGDQRGREHFGYKVGISQPGVRGFHREDPERPGHRLGRPGTPLVNAGEFVFGHPTETPRPPVAAWLVDGSIQVVRRLTQDVEGWRDAVEAAGLGPRLIGRHPDGRPLAASSGDDFDYADDPTGAVTPCPAHIRKTNPRSFTHRTPRQHRVLRRGIPFGPTDDRERGLFFAANCTSLADQFEFIQQTWARNPDHAPGERGAPTGVDAVIGGRFVRTTGALYALVPSVSTLRLLAAGRELPR; this is encoded by the coding sequence ATGACCGACCTGCTGCACCCGTGCGACGAACGGCGAGGGGTGCGCCCGCCGCTGCGCGGGTCGCACGAGATCCAGGGCAACGTGCTGGCCGCGTTCAACAAGGACCACCAGCTGTTCCGGTTCGTCCGCTTCACCGACGACGGCCTCGCCCGCACCTGGCTCGCCGCCATGCTCGGCCACCTCAGCACCACCGCCGACGTCGAGGACTTCAACGAACTGTTCTCCCTCGGCCGCGCGGTCCTCGGCGACGACCCGCCGGACGTGCGCGCCACCTGGGTGAACGTGGCCCTCACCCCCGAGGCCCTGGTCGACCTGAGCATCAACCCCGCCGCCACCCGCCGGGACCTCCGCGCCCACTTCCCGCACACCGCCGAGCAGGCCGCGCGCGCCAACGGCGACGTCGCCGACTCGGCGCCCGCCCACTGGCGGTTCGGCCGCGCGGACCAGCGCGTCCACGCCGTCGTCACGGTCGCCTCCGACGACCCGGAACGCCTCCGGAGCACCGAGCGCGACCTGGACGTCCTGGACACCCTGCTCGGCGTCACGACGGTCCACGAGCAGCGCGCCGCCACCCTCCCGGGCGACCAGCGGGGGCGCGAGCACTTCGGCTACAAGGTCGGCATCTCGCAGCCCGGCGTCCGGGGCTTCCACCGCGAGGACCCGGAACGGCCCGGTCACCGCCTCGGCCGACCGGGGACACCGCTGGTGAACGCGGGCGAGTTCGTCTTCGGCCACCCGACCGAGACGCCGCGCCCGCCCGTCGCCGCGTGGCTGGTCGACGGTTCGATCCAGGTCGTCCGCCGGCTGACCCAGGACGTCGAGGGCTGGCGGGACGCCGTCGAGGCCGCCGGGCTCGGCCCGAGGCTGATCGGCAGGCACCCCGACGGCCGGCCGCTGGCCGCGAGCAGCGGCGACGACTTCGACTACGCCGACGACCCGACGGGCGCGGTCACGCCGTGCCCGGCGCACATCCGCAAGACCAACCCGCGCTCGTTCACCCACAGGACGCCCCGGCAGCACCGCGTCCTGCGCCGGGGCATCCCGTTCGGCCCCACCGACGACCGCGAGCGCGGCCTGTTCTTCGCCGCGAACTGCACGTCGTTGGCCGACCAGTTCGAGTTCATCCAGCAGACCTGGGCGCGCAACCCCGACCACGCGCCCGGCGAGCGCGGCGCGCCCACCGGGGTCGACGCCGTGATCGGCGGCCGGTTCGTCCGCACCACCGGCGCGCTGTACGCGCTGGTCCCGTCGGTGAGCACGCTCCGGCTGCTCGCGGCGGGCCGGGAGCTGCCCCGCTAA